The following proteins come from a genomic window of Astatotilapia calliptera chromosome 11, fAstCal1.2, whole genome shotgun sequence:
- the trak1a gene encoding trafficking kinesin-binding protein 1 isoform X5: MALFLYGDEDNLDLQNEDKEYFCLPKHDSTEQEEEEKEKEEEYTSFPSDGRSEGDEEMDEEQQVLCEVLCADRVGQMTKTYSDIDAVTRLLEEKERDLELAARIGQSLLKKNKALSERNELLEEQVEHIREEVSQLRHDLSMKDELLQFYTNAAEESDGESITSTPVRPSEPSVSSPNFFPLESLQKKLKDLEEENKSLRSEASHLETETISYEEKEQQLVNDCVKEIRDANLQISSLAEELARKTEDASRQQEEITHLLSQIVDLQKKAKLYALENEELTQHLGAAKDAQRQLTAELQELQDKYAECMEMLHEAQEELKNLRNKTLPLSTARRFHSLGLFPMDSLAAEIEGTMRKELQMDDPDVEEQRLHPKRVFQTVKNLNLMRQQRSSLAPSPLNIPGSNQTSCFTSGRSSRVGTPRSNSIYGSETGSGIILDNRTRSILETPDDGSEDSNKRPPGTPGTPGSRDLEAALRRLSLRRDNYLSEKRFFEEERERKLAYLAKEEEKGGPGTPTESLFSLSSHTSVGSIWSGYSFTPRSYLPEKLQIVKPLEGSATLHAWQQLAQPHMGALLDHRPGVVTKGFRTLAHEQEQEQEDSWQLDQPEEDEVSCDSFRAVLGESPAPTDLPRSTSTPAVCRNKNGNIEEISQSDALNGTICAAAEAVQGNDGHVASMPFPLSNTSPSSPLPFSPEINGHVDPKERQTLQPNTVDRMPVLFPGKCMSHTSSTYTFTTCRILHPSDQLTTASPRSCDEEEELELYHMVVMAEVEQTH, encoded by the exons TTTGCAGAACGAGGataaagaatatttttgtttgccaaaacatgacagcacagagcaggaagaagaagaaaaggagaaggaggaagaatATACCAGTTTTCCCAGTGATGGAAGGTCTGAAGGGGATGAAGAAATGGATGAAGAGCAGCAAGTTCTGTGTGAAG TGTTGTGTGCTGACAGAGTGGGCCAGATGACGAAGACCTACAGCGACATTGACGCTGTCACTCGACTGCTGGAAGAG AAAGAGCGTGACTTGGAGTTAGCGGCTCGCATCGGACAGTCActgctgaagaaaaacaaagccctCAGTGAGAGGAATGAACTGCTGGAGGAGCAAGTGGAGCACATACGAGAGGAG GTGTCTCAGCTGCGCCATGACCTGTCCATGAAAGATGAGCTGTTACAGTTCTACACCAATGCAGCCGAAGAAAGCGACGGCGAGTCGATTACCTCTACACC CGTCCGTCCCAGTGAACCAAGTGTGTCATCACCAAACTTTTTCCCCCTGGAGTCGTTGCAGAAGAAACTCAAGGATTTGGAGGAAGAGAATAAATCATTGCGATCtgag GCGAGTCATTTGGAAACAGAAACGATCTCCTATGAGGAAAAAGAGCAGCAACTTGTCAATGACTGTGTCAAAGAAATAC GCGATGCCAACCTGCAGATTTCCTCTCTGGCTGAAGAGCTGGCTAGGAAGACTGAGGACGCCTCCAGACAGCAGGAGGAGATCACACACCTCCTCTCCCAGATAGTCGACCTCCAGAAGAAGGCCAAGCTT TATGCTTTGGAAAATGAGGAGCTGACTCAGCACTTGGGTGCAGCCAAAGACGCCCAGCGACAACTCACTGCTGAG TTGCAGGAGTTGCAAGACAAGTATGCAGAGTGTATGGAGATGCTGCATGAAGCTCAGGAGGAACTGAAGAACCTGAGAAATAAAACTCTCCCGCTCAGCACGGCGAGGCGTTTCCATTCCCTGGGCCTGTTCCCGATG GACTCACTGGCAGCAGAAATAGAGGGCACCATGAGGAAGGAACTCCAAATGGATGATCCAGACGTAGAAGAGCAGAG actGCATCCGAAGCGAGTTTTCCAAACGGTGAAAAACCTCAATCTGATGCGTCAGCAGCGTTCTTCTCTAGCCCCCTCTCCTCTCAACATCCCAGGCTCCAATCAGACTTCATGCTTCACCTCAGGGCGTTCCAGCAGGGTGGGCACGCCACGCTCCAACTCCATTTATGGtagtgaaacaggaagtgggaTCATCCTAGACAACAGGACTAGGAGTATCCTGGAGACGCCTGATGACGG GTCAGAGGACTCCAACAAGCGCCCCCCTGGTACCCCTGGGACTCCGGGCAGCAGGGACTTGGAGGCAGCATTGCGTCGCCTGTCGCTCCGCCGGGACAACTACCTCTCAGAAAAACGATTCTTcgaggaggagagggagcgaAAGCTGGCTTACCTGgccaaagaggaggaaaaaggagGACCAGGAACCCCAACGGAAAGTTTGTTCTCGCTTTCCTCACATACCTCAGTTGGAAGCATCTGGTCGGGGTACTCATTCACACCCAGGTCCTACCTGCCGGAGAAGCTGCAGATTGTAAAGCCGCTAGAAG GCTCTGCTACGCTCCACGCATGGCAGCAGCTGGCTCAGCCTCACATGGGTGCTCTGCTGGATCATCGGCCCGGTGTGGTCACGAAGGGCTTCCGCACTTTGGCGCACGAACAGGAACAGGAACAGGAGGACAGCTGGCAGCTGGACCAACCAGAGGAGGATGAAGTATCATGTGACTCATTTAGAGCCGTGCTAGGGGAGAGCCCTGCTCCCACGGATCTGCCTCGCTCTACCTCTACTCCCGCAGTCTGCCGCAACAAAAATGGCAACATTGAAGAAATCAGCCAGTCAGACGCACTGAATGGAACGATCTGCGCGGCGGCAGAAGCAGTTCAGGGAAATGATGGACATGTTGCAAGCATGCCCTTTCCTCTCTCCAACACGTCCCCTTCCTCTCCGCTGCCTTTTTCTCCCGAGATCAACGGGCATGTGGACCCCAAAGAGCGCCAAACCTTACAGCCAAACACTGTGGACCGCATGCCTG
- the trak1a gene encoding trafficking kinesin-binding protein 1 isoform X6 → MKRRGQTRGQRFVKADYYELDWYYEECTDVLCADRVGQMTKTYSDIDAVTRLLEEKERDLELAARIGQSLLKKNKALSERNELLEEQVEHIREEVSQLRHDLSMKDELLQFYTNAAEESDGESITSTPVRPSEPSVSSPNFFPLESLQKKLKDLEEENKSLRSEASHLETETISYEEKEQQLVNDCVKEIRDANLQISSLAEELARKTEDASRQQEEITHLLSQIVDLQKKAKLYALENEELTQHLGAAKDAQRQLTAELQELQDKYAECMEMLHEAQEELKNLRNKTLPLSTARRFHSLGLFPMDSLAAEIEGTMRKELQMDDPDVEEQRLHPKRVFQTVKNLNLMRQQRSSLAPSPLNIPGSNQTSCFTSGRSSRVGTPRSNSIYGSETGSGIILDNRTRSILETPDDGSEDSNKRPPGTPGTPGSRDLEAALRRLSLRRDNYLSEKRFFEEERERKLAYLAKEEEKGGPGTPTESLFSLSSHTSVGSIWSGYSFTPRSYLPEKLQIVKPLEGDYSSQSHKSSNLPHDEKLNQNFSSEKAFRNENEILKEKHNENQNQVQNSSLTPPRACSQGCETQSQATQSENQYLIFHKCNQSKIFLSASPDPNKLRRSSSLMELSSFSSSQPPLAVATGLLERLMQQDGSLNLQHSFYFRHTQLRCSFEI, encoded by the exons TGTTGTGTGCTGACAGAGTGGGCCAGATGACGAAGACCTACAGCGACATTGACGCTGTCACTCGACTGCTGGAAGAG AAAGAGCGTGACTTGGAGTTAGCGGCTCGCATCGGACAGTCActgctgaagaaaaacaaagccctCAGTGAGAGGAATGAACTGCTGGAGGAGCAAGTGGAGCACATACGAGAGGAG GTGTCTCAGCTGCGCCATGACCTGTCCATGAAAGATGAGCTGTTACAGTTCTACACCAATGCAGCCGAAGAAAGCGACGGCGAGTCGATTACCTCTACACC CGTCCGTCCCAGTGAACCAAGTGTGTCATCACCAAACTTTTTCCCCCTGGAGTCGTTGCAGAAGAAACTCAAGGATTTGGAGGAAGAGAATAAATCATTGCGATCtgag GCGAGTCATTTGGAAACAGAAACGATCTCCTATGAGGAAAAAGAGCAGCAACTTGTCAATGACTGTGTCAAAGAAATAC GCGATGCCAACCTGCAGATTTCCTCTCTGGCTGAAGAGCTGGCTAGGAAGACTGAGGACGCCTCCAGACAGCAGGAGGAGATCACACACCTCCTCTCCCAGATAGTCGACCTCCAGAAGAAGGCCAAGCTT TATGCTTTGGAAAATGAGGAGCTGACTCAGCACTTGGGTGCAGCCAAAGACGCCCAGCGACAACTCACTGCTGAG TTGCAGGAGTTGCAAGACAAGTATGCAGAGTGTATGGAGATGCTGCATGAAGCTCAGGAGGAACTGAAGAACCTGAGAAATAAAACTCTCCCGCTCAGCACGGCGAGGCGTTTCCATTCCCTGGGCCTGTTCCCGATG GACTCACTGGCAGCAGAAATAGAGGGCACCATGAGGAAGGAACTCCAAATGGATGATCCAGACGTAGAAGAGCAGAG actGCATCCGAAGCGAGTTTTCCAAACGGTGAAAAACCTCAATCTGATGCGTCAGCAGCGTTCTTCTCTAGCCCCCTCTCCTCTCAACATCCCAGGCTCCAATCAGACTTCATGCTTCACCTCAGGGCGTTCCAGCAGGGTGGGCACGCCACGCTCCAACTCCATTTATGGtagtgaaacaggaagtgggaTCATCCTAGACAACAGGACTAGGAGTATCCTGGAGACGCCTGATGACGG GTCAGAGGACTCCAACAAGCGCCCCCCTGGTACCCCTGGGACTCCGGGCAGCAGGGACTTGGAGGCAGCATTGCGTCGCCTGTCGCTCCGCCGGGACAACTACCTCTCAGAAAAACGATTCTTcgaggaggagagggagcgaAAGCTGGCTTACCTGgccaaagaggaggaaaaaggagGACCAGGAACCCCAACGGAAAGTTTGTTCTCGCTTTCCTCACATACCTCAGTTGGAAGCATCTGGTCGGGGTACTCATTCACACCCAGGTCCTACCTGCCGGAGAAGCTGCAGATTGTAAAGCCGCTAGAAGGTGATTATTCCTCTCAGAGTCACAAGTCCTCGAATCTTCCACATGATGAAAAACTAAATCAGAATTTCAGCAGTGAAAAAGCCTTTCGCAATGAAAATGAGATTTTGaaggaaaaacacaatgaaaatcaGAACCAGGTGCAAAATTCCAGCCTCACTCCTCCCAGAGCATGCAGCCAGGGCTGTGAAACCCAAAGTCAAGCAACTCAGAGTGAGAATCAATACCTGATTTTTCACAAATGCAATCAGTCCAAGATCTTTCTGAGCGCCTCACCAGATCCTAACAAGCTGCGAAGGAGCTCCAGTTTGATGGAGCTGAGCAGTTTCTCAAGCTCACAGCCTCCGCTGGCTGTAGCCACAGGTCTGCTGGAGAGGTTGATGCAACAGGATGGTAGTTTAAATCTgcagcactccttttattttaGACATACGCAGTTGCGCTGCAGCTTTGAAATATAG